Proteins co-encoded in one Acidimicrobiia bacterium genomic window:
- a CDS encoding 2-oxoacid:ferredoxin oxidoreductase subunit beta, translating to MTTIEYTRGDFQSDQEVRWCPGCGDYTILASVQKFMAASGIVKENAVFISGIGCAARFPYYMSTYGMHSIHGRAPAVATGLATARPDLSVWVVGGDGDMMSIGGNHLIHALRRNVNIKILMFNNQIYGLTKGQYSPTSEVGKRTKSSPMGSIDYPFNPMSLALGAEATFAARTLDMDTKHTVEILEAAYAHQGSAFVEIYQNCNVFNDKAFIALTGKEDRDSNRIYLEHGKPIRFGQDMEKAVIFHNGEATIVDAASVDETAILVHDQTNMTMAFALSRLSHSPTGPTPLGIIRSDDSRPTYDDGVSAQLASAKATKGEGNIDDLIRSLGTWTVK from the coding sequence ATGACGACGATCGAATATACCCGGGGCGATTTCCAGTCGGACCAAGAGGTTCGCTGGTGCCCTGGCTGCGGCGACTACACGATCCTCGCCTCGGTTCAAAAGTTCATGGCAGCGTCGGGCATCGTCAAAGAGAACGCCGTATTCATCTCGGGAATTGGGTGCGCGGCCCGGTTCCCCTATTACATGTCGACCTATGGCATGCATTCGATCCACGGTCGAGCGCCGGCGGTGGCCACCGGTTTAGCGACTGCCCGCCCCGATCTATCGGTGTGGGTGGTCGGTGGCGATGGCGACATGATGTCCATCGGCGGCAATCACTTGATTCATGCGCTCCGTCGCAACGTGAACATCAAGATCCTTATGTTCAATAACCAGATCTATGGTCTTACCAAAGGCCAATACTCGCCAACGTCCGAAGTCGGGAAAAGAACCAAGTCTTCACCGATGGGCTCGATCGATTACCCGTTCAATCCAATGTCCTTGGCGTTGGGAGCCGAAGCGACGTTTGCAGCCCGCACCCTCGACATGGACACCAAGCACACCGTTGAAATCCTGGAGGCTGCTTACGCTCACCAGGGGTCGGCGTTTGTCGAGATCTACCAAAACTGCAACGTCTTCAACGACAAGGCATTCATCGCCTTGACCGGTAAAGAAGACCGCGATAGCAACCGTATCTATCTCGAGCACGGCAAGCCGATTCGGTTCGGTCAGGACATGGAAAAGGCAGTGATCTTCCACAACGGTGAAGCGACGATCGTCGATGCTGCGTCGGTGGATGAAACGGCCATCCTCGTCCACGATCAGACCAATATGACCATGGCGTTCGCCCTAAGTCGTCTCAGTCACTCTCCGACGGGACCCACCCCCCTGGGCATCATTCGCAGCGACGACTCTCGTCCGACGTATGACGACGGAGTCA
- a CDS encoding 2-oxoacid:acceptor oxidoreductase subunit alpha: MVSTTIEDVEPEFLDKVIIRFAGDSGDGMQLAGNRFTDASAAFGNDLATFPSFPAEIRAPAGTLPGVSSFQVQIADFDILTAGDEPDVLVAMNPAALKSNLADLRPMGTIVINTEAFEERNLAKAGYETNPLTDGSLDGYKVIEAPMESLTKEAVKDTGVSGRDVLRSKNMFALGLMAWLYSRPLEPTTQWIEAKFGKKPEVAAANIATLKAGYNFGLTTEATMNSAVSVKPAKLPPGEYTTISGNLSLAWGLIAGAKAAGLPLFYGSYPITPASDILHELSRHKNFGVRTFQAEDEIAAISASIGAAFGGHLAVTGTSGPGLALKSEALSLAMMTELPLIVINVQRGGPSTGLPTKPEQSDLLFAMYGRHGESPLPIVAASSPSDAYDAAIEAIRIALKYMTPVLLLSDNSVATGSEPWRLPERDSLPDFTVRFATKPNGPAGEFLPYVRDPLTFARQWAVPGTPGLEHRIGGLEKEEVSGNVSYNPANHQLMTDTRAWKVANIANDIPPVAVDDPDGARTLVIGWGSTLPVIKAAVRRVRNDGKPVAHVHLRHLNPFPANLGEVLRSYERVLVPELNNGQLIRLLRAEYLVDAVGLNKVSALPFKVTEIETKIREMI, encoded by the coding sequence GCCGCTTTTGGTAACGACCTGGCGACTTTTCCCAGTTTCCCCGCTGAAATCCGCGCCCCGGCCGGGACGCTGCCGGGGGTTTCCTCTTTCCAGGTTCAGATTGCCGATTTCGACATCCTGACCGCCGGGGACGAACCGGATGTGCTGGTGGCCATGAATCCGGCCGCCCTCAAGTCCAACCTGGCGGACCTCCGCCCAATGGGTACCATAGTTATCAACACAGAAGCGTTCGAAGAACGCAACCTGGCCAAGGCCGGTTACGAAACCAACCCGTTGACCGATGGCTCACTGGATGGATACAAAGTCATTGAAGCGCCGATGGAATCCCTTACCAAAGAAGCCGTCAAGGACACGGGCGTTTCGGGACGCGATGTACTTCGCTCGAAGAATATGTTCGCACTGGGTCTCATGGCCTGGTTGTACAGCCGACCGCTTGAACCAACCACCCAATGGATCGAAGCCAAATTTGGCAAGAAGCCCGAAGTCGCAGCCGCCAATATCGCCACACTCAAAGCGGGCTACAACTTCGGGCTGACCACCGAGGCGACTATGAACTCGGCGGTTTCCGTCAAGCCGGCAAAACTGCCACCCGGCGAGTACACGACCATTTCCGGCAACCTGTCGCTCGCCTGGGGATTGATCGCCGGTGCGAAGGCCGCCGGGCTTCCGCTCTTTTATGGTTCGTACCCGATCACCCCGGCATCGGATATTCTTCACGAATTGTCCCGCCACAAGAATTTCGGCGTGCGTACCTTCCAGGCCGAGGATGAGATTGCCGCAATCTCGGCCAGTATTGGCGCGGCGTTCGGCGGCCATTTGGCCGTGACCGGAACGAGTGGTCCTGGTCTCGCGCTGAAATCGGAAGCGTTGTCGCTGGCGATGATGACCGAACTGCCACTCATCGTCATCAATGTGCAACGAGGCGGACCATCAACCGGTCTGCCGACCAAGCCCGAACAGTCCGATCTGCTGTTCGCCATGTACGGTCGCCACGGCGAGTCTCCCCTGCCGATCGTGGCTGCCAGCTCGCCGTCAGATGCCTATGATGCGGCTATTGAGGCCATCCGAATCGCCTTGAAATACATGACACCGGTCCTGCTGCTCTCGGACAATAGTGTGGCAACCGGGTCGGAACCCTGGCGTCTTCCCGAACGGGATTCGCTGCCTGATTTCACGGTGCGGTTCGCCACGAAACCCAACGGTCCGGCGGGAGAGTTCCTGCCATATGTGCGTGACCCGCTCACCTTCGCCCGCCAGTGGGCGGTACCGGGAACTCCCGGTCTCGAACACCGTATCGGTGGCCTCGAGAAGGAAGAGGTCTCCGGCAACGTGTCATACAACCCGGCGAACCACCAGCTCATGACAGACACCCGGGCCTGGAAGGTTGCAAATATCGCCAATGACATCCCGCCGGTCGCAGTCGACGACCCCGACGGTGCCAGGACCCTGGTGATCGGCTGGGGCTCGACCCTCCCGGTCATCAAGGCGGCCGTACGGCGGGTCCGAAACGACGGCAAGCCCGTCGCTCACGTCCACTTGCGACATCTCAACCCCTTCCCGGCGAACCTGGGCGAAGTGCTCAGATCCTATGAACGGGTGCTCGTACCTGAACTGAACAACGGTCAGTTGATTCGATTACTCCGAGCCGAGTATCTCGTCGATGCGGTCGGACTGAACAAAGTATCCGCCTTGCCTTTCAAGGTTACCGAGATCGAAACGAAAATCCGGGAGATGATCTAA